Genomic segment of Sediminispirochaeta bajacaliforniensis DSM 16054:
CGCCATGGATCGGCTGTATGCGGAAACGCCCAAGCATGTTTTCAACGATACCGTAGCCGTGGAAAACACGATTGTAGAATATTTCCTTCTGATGGTGGTATTCCTGAATTTCGTTCCAATACTTGGGAGTTGCTACGAGTCCGTTAAAAAAATTGGCCCGCATAAACTGGGGTAGTTCTTCTTTCATGTCTGCACTCCATGTTCACTTACCACGGTCCCCTGTCCGATCCTCGTGCCGCGGATTCGCTGGTCCCTACCCCTTTCATAGGTAATGTAAAAGGCCGCATTCACAGGTTTCTCCTGCTTGATCAATTCATAGATGACAATCTTTTCCTGTTTCCCCAACTGATCGATTTTGACAGGAATATGAACGGTAAAAAAGGTTTGTCCTGATTCAAAGGCATCGGTAATGACCCCGTTTGCAATCAGATCCTCAAACATCACATACTCGGTCAGGGGAAAACTGTTTTCATAGATTTCAGGCTCAAGTCCGGTTACGATTTTGACCATGAACTCCATCCCGACTCTGGTACCACGCCACCGATATAAAACAAGGGCATGCTGCAAAAAAAGCCGCATCTTGCCGGGGTCGAGATTGAGCCGTTCGCTGACGCTGAACCAAGAGCCCATCCAATTAAGAAAATCATCAGGGGCCTCCATAGGGGTAAAGAAAAAATGGAGGTTATCAAGCAATGAAACCACATCATAATGAATATGCTGCACGATCCAAAGAAAACGCCTGAGAAAATCATTGTTTTGGTACATTGAAGGAAGAAATTTAATGGGGTTGATTCCGGACACGGTGAGAGCAATACGCCCATCTTCTTCTTCCGCATCTACACCGATAACCGTAAGCCGCCCCGCAGAGGATTCTTCAAATGTAATAGTTGCCAAGGCAAAATTTGAAGCTTCCACCTTCTTTCTGGCCTGAAACAGCGGTAATCCGATAAGCGATGCGGAGAATTCTCTTATACCCATCGCCTCACCACAAGTTTGATGCTTTCCGACGATTCTTCTTCGGTAACAACCGAATAGCCCTGCTTCCTTACCTTATCCATAACCGTTTCGTAGGCATATTGTTTTTCAATGCTGCCGAGGATCTTCTCTCTGGTCTTTCCCGTGTAAGTCTCTATTGCCCACCAATCGGCGTTTAATTCGTAACCATTCTCGGCAGTTGTAACGGCAATACCGTAGGAACAACCGGGATTAATGGAAAGTTCGGCCTCAACAGAGCGATCTTCCCACCCCTTTACCATGAGCTTCTCCCCCTCCTTGGCTTCGGTAAACTCCATGCCGAGGGCTTCAAGTGCCTTTTTTAGCATTTCCATCTCTTTGATTTGCGTCTTTACCTGGGTAAAATGGGACATCGCATAACCTCACTAATCGTTAAAAAACTATTCCTCCGGAGGAACCTCTATTCGGACCGTCGCATTTCTATCGATGGTGTAAATAAGATCGAGGATCTCGGCATAGTAGTAGCCGGGAAATTCCTGAACAATTTTGAAATTACCTACACTTGTTTCAAAGGAGGAATCGGAAAATACTTCACCAACGAGCCCGGGTTTAATGCCCTGTGCCTCTTCGGGGAGTTTGATATAAAGATATTTCTGCACGCCCTGAACCACTTCGATCTCGGCGATTCGCCCTACAACGTATACAGGCTCGACCTCAACCTCTTCTTCCTCTTCCACCACCTCTTCAACAACGACGACCTCCTTCTCGGGAGGAAAAAGCTCCGGCAGTACAAAAGGCTCTTCTTCCGGCACCACAGCAACAGGGGCGCTCCCGCAGGAAACAAAGAAAAGGGGAAGCAGTATCAGTGGGAACAGGTATTTTCGGAACATCATACTCATCGCTCGCCCTCCTCTGCAGACAAGAGATACTGGATATGGCGCGCACGAACAGGCGGGTAGAGACGGCAGGCCTCTTCCACCGGGGAAGTAAAAACCGCAACCGAAGCCTCATCGATAGGAGCGGGAATAAGCGTGCCCTCCTCGTCCCGCCTCAGGAGTGAAAACCACTGACAACCGGCGGGAAGACAAAAACGAGGTTGAATAGGATCACCAATATAAAAATTGTTGTAAAAAAGCTCGCTTCCGTAGGCATGAAAATCAAGATCCTGAAAACTGACCAGCTGTAATTCTTTCTCAGAAAGGAGCTGTTCGTAGA
This window contains:
- a CDS encoding DUF1257 domain-containing protein produces the protein MSHFTQVKTQIKEMEMLKKALEALGMEFTEAKEGEKLMVKGWEDRSVEAELSINPGCSYGIAVTTAENGYELNADWWAIETYTGKTREKILGSIEKQYAYETVMDKVRKQGYSVVTEEESSESIKLVVRRWV
- a CDS encoding phage tail protein: MGIREFSASLIGLPLFQARKKVEASNFALATITFEESSAGRLTVIGVDAEEEDGRIALTVSGINPIKFLPSMYQNNDFLRRFLWIVQHIHYDVVSLLDNLHFFFTPMEAPDDFLNWMGSWFSVSERLNLDPGKMRLFLQHALVLYRWRGTRVGMEFMVKIVTGLEPEIYENSFPLTEYVMFEDLIANGVITDAFESGQTFFTVHIPVKIDQLGKQEKIVIYELIKQEKPVNAAFYITYERGRDQRIRGTRIGQGTVVSEHGVQT